One Eurosta solidaginis isolate ZX-2024a chromosome 5, ASM4086904v1, whole genome shotgun sequence DNA segment encodes these proteins:
- the LOC137254176 gene encoding bestrophin-2-like, whose translation MTVTYTAEVASCRGFGCFLKLLRRWRGSIYKLIWRDLLAFLSIYYTLSLIYLFLLNGTGQKTFENLVHYCSSYGSLIPLSFVLGFYVTVVMQRWWDQYMTIPWPDPIAVFVSANVHGQDERARVMRRTVMRYVCLCLTIVFTQIAPRVKKRFPTLDHFVEAGLLLENEKLVIEDLNLSFPKYPKYWLPIVWAASIVTRARKEGRIRDDFSVKTIIDALNTFRGNCGVLLFYDTISVPLVYTQVVTLAVYTYFICQVIGHQWTKHDNQNFVDLYFPLFTTLQFFFYMGWLKVAETLINPFGEDDDDFEVNWMIDRNLQVSYLIVDEMHHEHPELVKDQYWDEVFPNELPYQSDGKREDPPEQSTARLDFASNQNALSRADSKVDGIITSTRIDNRPNVSSSISHMTDTSFRFRAALQRFISREPNEKDSNSTQPDAEKQTSTHTNGSLHSLNLRTKSQPTDALNIIDERTDDLDADRTLTEQSDISPTKDVRELFRDEMPHSEQSVQRESSTLIAVFFFFIEEVEEEELEDEFERLREERERERFERQKMKYARGISAATNLSLDGEVPGVSVLPAPTVRGMPANEETFSVQSLTRQRTSPISIGAAQQKQEQPKPKEEGTQSDEYEEEENDEGEE comes from the exons ATGACGGTGACTTATACAGCCGAAGTAGCATCATGTCGCGGGTTTGGCTGCTTTCTCAAATTGCTAAGAAG ATGGCGTGGAAGTATTTATAAGCTCATTTGGCGTGATTTACTAGCGTTTTTATCAATTTACTACACTCTTAGTTTGATCTATTTATTTCTACTCAATGGGACTGGTCAAAA aacatttgAGAATCTCGTACACTACTGCAGCAGTTACGGATCATTAATACCGTTGTCTTTTGTATTGGGCTTTTACGTTACTGTTGTTATGCAGCGTTGGTGGGATCAATATATGACTATACCATGGCCCGATCCGATCGCCGTCTTCGTTAGCGCCAATGTACATGGTCAAGATGAACGTGCACGTGTTATGCGTCGAACCGTTATGCGATATGTTTGTTTGTGCCTTACAATTGTTTTTACACAAATAGCGCCTCGTGTTAAGAAACGTTTTCCCACACTCGATCATTTTGTCGAAGCTGGTTTACTTTTGGAAAATGAAAAGTTGGTCATTGAAGATTTGAATTTGTCCTTTCCAAAATATCCTAAATATTGGTTGCCTATTGTGTGGGCTGCAAGCATTGTAACACGTGCACGCAAAGAGGGGCGCATTCGGGATGATTTCTCTGTTAAAACAATAATAGATGCGTTAAATACATTTCGTGGTAACTGTGGTGTCTTACTTTTTTACGATACCATATCTGTACCGCTTGTGTATACGCAAGTTGTTACGTTGGCTGTGTATACGTATTTTATTTGTCAAGTGATTGGACATCAGTGGACTAAACATGACAACCAAAACTTTGTTGATTTATATTTTCCACTTTTCACAACTTTGCAGTTCTTTTTCTATATGGGCTGGCTGAAAGTGGCCGAAACATTGATAAACCCGTTTGGCGAGGATGATGACGATTTCGAA GTTAACTGGATGATCGATAGAAACTTGCAAGTGTCGTACCTAATTGTAGATGAAATGCATCACGAGCACCCAGAGTTAGTTAAGGATCAATACTGGGATGAGGTGTTTCCTAATGAACTGCCTTATCAATCAGATGGAAAGCGTGAAGACCCACCAGAACAATCCACCGCACGATTGGATTTTGCTAGTAATCAAAACGCGCTCTCACGAGCTGACTCTAAGGTTGATGGCATT atAACGAGCACACGTATTGACAATCGACCAAATGTATCGTCTTCTATAAGTCATATGACTGATACAAGTTTTCGCTTTCGTGCCGCTTTACAGAGGTTTATTTCACGTGAACCTAATGAAAAAGATAGCAATTCCACACAACCCGATGCAGAAAAGCAAACATCGACACATACGAATGGATCACTGCATTCACTTAATTTACGTACAAAAAGTCAACCAACTGATGCATTAAATATTATTGATGAAAGAACAGATGATTTGGATGCTGATAGAACATTAACCGAGCAATCAGATATTTCACCGACAAAAGATGTGCGTGAATTGTTTCGGGATGAAATGCCGCATAGTGAACAAAGCGTGCAACGTGAAAGCAGTAcgttaatagctgtgttttttttttt CATAGAAGAAGTGGAAGAGGAAGAACTTGAAGATGAGTTTGAACGTTTACGAGAAGAGCGTGAACGTGAACGTTTCGAAAGGCAAAAGATGAAATATGCTCGTGGCATTTCTGCAGCAACCAATTTGAGTTTGGATGGTGAAGTTCCTGGCGTTTCAGTACTGCCTGCGCCAACTGTACGTGGAATGCCAGCAAATGAGGAAACTTTCAGTGTACAATCATTAACTAGGCAAAGAACTTCCCCTATATCTATTGGAGCAgcacaacaaaaacaagaacagCCAAAACCAAAAGAAGAGGGAACACAAAGCGACGAGTACGAGGAAGAGGAGAACGATGAAGGCGaagaataa